The following is a genomic window from Moorella sp. Hama-1.
AAAGCGCACCTGTGCCTGCTCCTGGATGAAACCAGCCGCTTTATCCTTGGATGGAGCCTGGACTTGAGCAAAAGTGCGGCCCAGGTGGTAGAATTAATCAAAGCCGTAAGCCACCAATATGGCCGCCCTACCCTGGCCAAAACCGATAACGCGCCGGAATTCCGGCAAGAATTCCGCCAACTGATTAACGCTTTAGGTATCTACCATCTCAACTCTGCCCCCTTTAACGGCAAGGTGGAAAGGGTCCTTAGAGACTTACGCCATTATCTAAAATTCCAGCCCTGGCCAGCCACCCTGGAGCAGTTAGCCGCCCAGGTAGAAGCCTGGGTATATGAACACAACTACCTGCACTGCCATGAAGGTTTAGGAGGGCTTACCCCGGCAGACATTTTCCTGCAAGGGAAAACACCTGCCTTGCCGGATTACATAGAGAAAATTTATGTTCGCCAGGAAGAAAAACGTCTGGTCTTAAAGTTTAAAAACCGCCGCAACCGGCCGGCCCGGTTGGAGTTAACCCTGCCGGAAGCCGCTTAAGATTAAATTGCTGGCTGATGAGCCTATTAACTGACTCACGCTTTTCCTGTTGTCTCTGGAGCCAATCTCTGCCCTCCAGGAGGTGAATTATTGCTTTGGCCGGCGCCCCCTGGATAACAAAGACATAAAAAAATATGGCTACACCGTCCTAAGGAGAATCGCCTGTGGCCGTATTCTGGCGTAATCTGGCCTGAGTGCAAGGAAACTCTATCCGTTAATCTCTAAAAGGTCTCTGAACCGTACAATTAACAGACCCGGGATGTTAAGTTAATATCCGATTAAATGTGTCTTAACGTCAAAATTATTTTGCGTCCACCCTTGACATGAAGCCTCGTAGTAGCCATGAAACGCAACTTTGACACTAACCCTTTAAAATCGAGGGATCCATAGGGATAATTGTCACGACAACACCTTTTCTCCCCACAGGGGTCAGTTGCCCTTCCAGCTTCAAGTGTAAAGGATCCCGGTTAATTGGGATGTTGCTGTATAGGACAGCACCCTGGAACATGTCTCTACCTTCTTCTTTACTTTTTATATCTTACAGTATAGAATGGAATCGGGCGGAAGCAAAAATGAACGCTGGGGGGGATAAAAGGTATGCTAACCAGTACCCCGGAGAATACAGTTTATTACCGGGCGGGCTATTCTATTGGCAGGCAGCTTCCTGTAAACGACCTGGAAGAAATACCGGATAAAATAAGTGCCCTGGGAGTAGGAAACCTTAAGTTGCAAAGTGTAAAAGGCGGCAAAATAACCGTCAAATGGAATGAATGTTTCACCTGTTCTCACTTCCCGTCCCTAGGCAAGCCGTTATGCTATCTGGAAGGGGGCCTGCTAGCTGGGGCCCTTAACAAACTCCTTAGAAAAAGAATAGAGGTCGAAGAAACCAAATGTTGGGGGACAGGGGAACATTATTGCCAGATGGAAGCAACCATATCCCCCGTTTCTGGTCTTGAGGAGCCCTATCCCTTCTTCCTCCCTGAAAAAAACAACAGATTGCTCATAGATCTTACCTTCCAGGCTGTACTAGCAACCCGAAGCTACCGCCAGGCTACCTTCGGGTCAGTAAGGGAGGTAGAAGAGTTCCCTTTAAGCATCGGGGAAGCTATCTTCCATATAATACCCCTGGGCCTGGTAATTGCTGATAACCAGGGGAGAGTGGTAGGTATAAATAAGGCCGGCACCCAAATACTGGGTGTTACAGGTCAAAGGGTTCAAAGCCGCCTGTTGGAAGAGATAATCCCTTTAGCCAAATACTCTGAAATAATCCAGTCCGGCAAACCCCAGGTATGGGAATTCCAGCAAACAAATGGGAGCACTATCATCGTCATAGGAACACCCTTGTGGTTCCAGTCTAAAATAGAGGGTGTGCTGTACCAGTTTTTCTCCGACGAAAGCGAGGTTGTACGTCTTCTCTTGGAACAGCTTAAAAAAGCAGAAGCCAGAGCTAGCCATAACCCTGAAAACTTAAAGTCCTCTGGGTTCCTCTTCAATTTCCACCAGATCCGGACTGTAAATCACTATTTTAGGAACGTTTTAAACCTGTCCCGGAAAGCAGCCCGGAGCCATGCCACTATACTCATCCTGGGCGAAAGCGGCACCGGAAAAGGGATCCTGGCCCAGGCTATCCACGAGGAAAGCCCCCGCCGTAACGCGCCTTTAATAAAAGTAAACTGCGCAGCTATCCCCCCGGAACTTCTAGAATCCGAACTCTTCGGTTATGAGGAAGGCGCCTTTACCGGAGCTAAAAAGGGTGGCAAACCTGGCAAGTTTGAACTGGCTCACGGCGGGACCATCTTTTTGGATGAAATCGGGGATATGCCTCTTAATATGCAAGCCAAGCTTTTAACGGTATTACAAGATAAAGAGATTGAACGGCTGGGGAGCACCCAGACCAGAAAAATAGATGTGCGGGTGATAGCAGCTACCAACAAGGATTTGGAAAAGATGGTACAGGAGGGCCGTTTCCGGGAAGATCTCTTTTACCGCTTAAATGTGATTAAGCTAGTGCTCCCACCCCTTAAAGAGCGGCTGGAAGATATACCCCTCCTGACAGAGGGCATTTTGCAAAGGCTAAATAAAGAATATGGGAAAAAATTACGGCTTACTCCCGCTGCTATGGAGTGCCTTTTAAGCTATTCTTGGCCGGGCAACGTCCGGGAGTTGGAAAATGTCCTGGAGAGGGCAGCCATCTTGGCTGAAACCCAGGAAATCCATCCCCATCACCTCGAGATAGATTATCCGAGAAAAAAGAAAGGGATAAAGGAGATCTCCACCCTTTATAAAGTCCGGATAGAAGCGGAAAAGGAGGCCATCATCCAGGCCCTGGAAGCTTTTGGAGGAGAAAAAACACGGGCCGCCAAGGCATTAGGCCTCTCCCGCCAGGCCCTTTATACTAAAATGACCAGCTATGGCCTGCTTAAACATTAATGTCAACTCCTTTTAACGTGTAAAACTAAATTGACAGCGAGGTTCTTAGGCCGTCTAGCTATGGCGGCCTTTTTCTTTTGGCACGATTTTTGCTATAAAACATGTAGGTGGATCTTTTGCTATTTCATCGTTAAACCCTTAATTTTATAACCCCAATTTTATACCTTTTACCTATTTACCTAAGGCCAGTTCCAGAGTGAAGTACAGACCTTTGATAGGGAGAATGTCTGCATTAGCCTTATTTAGCAAGGGGCATAAGAAAAGTTGAAGAAAGGGGGTATTCGAGTGAAGCTGGCCATTTCCGGGAAAGGTGGCGTCGGCAAAACCACCATTGCTGCCGGTTTAATCAAGCAT
Proteins encoded in this region:
- a CDS encoding sigma-54 interaction domain-containing protein yields the protein MEATISPVSGLEEPYPFFLPEKNNRLLIDLTFQAVLATRSYRQATFGSVREVEEFPLSIGEAIFHIIPLGLVIADNQGRVVGINKAGTQILGVTGQRVQSRLLEEIIPLAKYSEIIQSGKPQVWEFQQTNGSTIIVIGTPLWFQSKIEGVLYQFFSDESEVVRLLLEQLKKAEARASHNPENLKSSGFLFNFHQIRTVNHYFRNVLNLSRKAARSHATILILGESGTGKGILAQAIHEESPRRNAPLIKVNCAAIPPELLESELFGYEEGAFTGAKKGGKPGKFELAHGGTIFLDEIGDMPLNMQAKLLTVLQDKEIERLGSTQTRKIDVRVIAATNKDLEKMVQEGRFREDLFYRLNVIKLVLPPLKERLEDIPLLTEGILQRLNKEYGKKLRLTPAAMECLLSYSWPGNVRELENVLERAAILAETQEIHPHHLEIDYPRKKKGIKEISTLYKVRIEAEKEAIIQALEAFGGEKTRAAKALGLSRQALYTKMTSYGLLKH